A stretch of Pseudoclavibacter chungangensis DNA encodes these proteins:
- a CDS encoding bifunctional DNA primase/polymerase: MDEVRDARAARDAMTRRTSAVAGVFSLLAEGMPVSVAARELARRGVPVFPCAPGGKRPIPERSFHEASVDAGQVELWWRERSRANLAIPTGAASGVVVVDVDVHGVNGHLAFARAARSGMFPEPLATVSTPTGGRHLYFPADPEREQRSWQVGRAGIDLRGDGGYIIVPPSLRALDGRWVPYRVEAVATGRVASLDAQRLRDFLDPRPKYVPVPEPPGGWPLDVARLVSKVARRPEGERNLGLFKAACRMAEHGRPQGEALEALGPAASQSGLGEREITRTVGSAYRHVATYGPRRRAPARQASGGFAGDGPPVAAAASGRGLR, encoded by the coding sequence ATGGACGAGGTACGCGACGCTCGCGCAGCGCGCGACGCTATGACGCGCCGAACCTCGGCGGTCGCCGGGGTCTTCAGTCTCCTCGCCGAGGGGATGCCCGTCTCCGTCGCGGCGCGCGAGTTGGCGCGGCGAGGCGTGCCGGTGTTCCCGTGCGCGCCGGGTGGGAAGCGTCCGATCCCTGAGCGTAGTTTCCATGAGGCATCTGTCGATGCCGGGCAGGTTGAGCTGTGGTGGCGGGAGCGGTCTCGGGCGAACCTCGCCATTCCGACTGGTGCCGCCTCTGGCGTGGTTGTCGTCGATGTCGACGTGCATGGCGTCAACGGCCACCTGGCGTTCGCTCGCGCGGCACGTTCGGGAATGTTCCCGGAGCCGTTGGCGACGGTGAGCACGCCGACTGGAGGCAGGCACCTGTACTTCCCGGCCGACCCGGAGCGGGAGCAGCGGTCATGGCAGGTGGGTCGAGCTGGCATCGACCTCCGGGGCGACGGCGGCTACATCATCGTGCCGCCCTCGCTTCGTGCCCTCGACGGTCGCTGGGTGCCGTATCGGGTGGAGGCCGTGGCTACCGGGCGGGTCGCTTCGTTGGATGCGCAGCGGCTGCGCGACTTCCTCGACCCTCGCCCGAAGTACGTGCCCGTGCCGGAGCCGCCGGGCGGCTGGCCGCTGGACGTTGCTCGGCTCGTCTCGAAGGTCGCACGTAGGCCCGAGGGCGAGCGCAACCTCGGGCTGTTTAAGGCCGCGTGCCGCATGGCCGAGCACGGGCGTCCGCAAGGTGAAGCGCTGGAAGCACTCGGCCCGGCGGCGAGCCAGTCCGGGCTGGGCGAGCGCGAGATCACCCGAACGGTCGGTTCGGCGTATCGCCATGTCGCCACTTACGGGCCGCGACGACGCGCCCCCGCGCGCCAAGCGAGTGGCGGGTTCGCTGGCGACGGGCCGCCCGTGGCGGCTGCGGCGAGTGGCCGGGGGTTGCGATGA
- a CDS encoding DUF2637 domain-containing protein codes for MGWAVVTAATGTVMIGLGAFWLSFMALADLAARSGIVPEQAWIWPLLVDGLIVVSTIAVVALDGRPGAWYPWALLICGALVSVAANSLHAIVAADASVPGLLAATVAAVPPLVLLASTHLTVVLTRSTTRPLSTAHAPQEAAVETETESEPELEAVAGRRERAARLREAGWSNKAIADELQVHPSTVGRWFTPPLDEPEITTREMETTS; via the coding sequence ATGGGTTGGGCGGTGGTGACGGCTGCGACCGGAACGGTGATGATCGGTCTGGGCGCGTTCTGGCTGTCGTTCATGGCGCTCGCCGATCTCGCGGCCCGTTCGGGCATCGTGCCGGAGCAAGCATGGATCTGGCCGCTGCTGGTCGACGGGCTGATCGTGGTGTCCACGATCGCGGTCGTCGCGCTCGATGGACGCCCCGGCGCGTGGTATCCGTGGGCGCTGCTGATCTGCGGGGCTCTGGTCTCGGTTGCCGCGAACTCCTTGCACGCGATCGTCGCCGCCGATGCCAGCGTGCCCGGCCTGCTCGCCGCGACGGTGGCGGCGGTGCCGCCGCTGGTGTTGCTCGCCAGCACGCACCTGACCGTCGTCCTCACCCGCTCAACCACGCGGCCGCTGAGCACAGCGCACGCACCGCAAGAGGCAGCTGTGGAGACCGAGACCGAATCTGAGCCAGAGCTCGAGGCGGTGGCTGGGCGGCGTGAGCGTGCCGCCCGGCTCAGGGAGGCCGGCTGGTCGAACAAGGCCATCGCCGACGAGCTGCAAGTACATCCCTCGACGGTGGGCCGGTGGTTCACCCCGCCGCTGGATGAACCCGAGATCACAACGAGAGAGATGGAGACAACATCATGA
- a CDS encoding ParB N-terminal domain-containing protein, whose amino-acid sequence MGAQTGHIELDRTVESISVGNRHRTDLGDLTALCESIARDGLLQPLTVTIDGVLVCGARRLAAIKLLGWRTVSVWVRSGISGRLGHLLAEQDDNLLHKDLTPVEAAALYRELRTLMTEDAARRQAATRFSAENQPSGDGAGKFPAPSEQTGRASEQAAAMIPGGASYKTLDKIDYLRQLADDPELPDTLRAQAEDELERIDAGAPVHPGFERIRAAVAETGSEAAELEALAQQAVARARAGQSTPEPATPTGEATPARWPVRAFVATWSELVDWWTHYDAEVLATDLSDEQVTSFLETADGTSTFADELRTARQELGNPRRHLRAL is encoded by the coding sequence ATGGGCGCGCAGACCGGGCACATCGAACTCGACCGCACCGTCGAGTCGATCAGCGTCGGCAACCGGCACCGCACCGACCTGGGCGACCTGACCGCGCTGTGCGAGTCCATCGCCCGCGACGGGCTGCTGCAACCGTTGACGGTCACCATCGACGGGGTGCTGGTGTGCGGGGCTCGGCGGCTGGCCGCGATCAAGCTGCTCGGCTGGCGCACGGTGAGCGTGTGGGTGCGCTCGGGCATCTCGGGCAGGCTCGGGCACCTGCTGGCCGAGCAAGACGACAACCTCTTGCACAAAGACCTCACTCCGGTCGAGGCGGCGGCGCTCTATCGCGAGCTGCGCACGCTGATGACCGAGGATGCCGCGCGCAGGCAAGCGGCGACGCGGTTCAGCGCCGAGAATCAGCCCAGCGGCGACGGTGCGGGAAAGTTTCCCGCACCGTCGGAGCAGACCGGACGCGCCAGTGAACAGGCCGCCGCAATGATCCCCGGCGGCGCGTCGTACAAGACGCTCGACAAGATCGATTACCTGCGACAGCTTGCCGACGATCCCGAACTGCCCGACACGCTGCGCGCGCAGGCGGAGGACGAGCTGGAACGCATCGACGCGGGCGCGCCGGTGCATCCCGGCTTCGAGCGCATCCGCGCCGCCGTCGCCGAGACCGGGAGCGAGGCCGCCGAGCTGGAGGCTCTCGCGCAGCAGGCCGTGGCCCGCGCCCGCGCCGGACAGTCCACGCCCGAGCCCGCGACGCCGACGGGCGAGGCGACGCCTGCGCGGTGGCCGGTGCGGGCGTTCGTCGCCACCTGGTCGGAGCTTGTCGACTGGTGGACGCACTACGACGCCGAGGTGCTGGCGACCGACCTGAGCGACGAGCAGGTCACCTCGTTCTTGGAGACCGCCGACGGCACGAGCACGTTCGCCGACGAGCTGCGCACCGCCCGGCAGGAACTCGGCAACCCTCGCAGGCATCTGCGCGCCCTCTGA
- a CDS encoding M23 family metallopeptidase, with the protein MMKKAALALVLFLMLGPFVGLLAIGVLMNPAANAACTLDGSYRVGNIPDSLTVTTANGTTFTLNRQQLTHAATIIEVGSGIDGVGRAGVKIALMAALTESTLRMLANTSAYPESANFPNDGNGSDHDSLGLFQMRPQSGWGSVAELMNPTYQAQAFFGGPTGPNYPSPRGLLDIPGWEQMDPGEAAQSVEVSAFPDRYRNYAPVADAILEALTSTSASSGRGGPVVAAESSRVVFPLPEGTWVKTDDFGPRIHPITGEHSFHTGLDLGTADGTPILAAADGVVTVAEFSGGYGGLIVIEHTIDGQTVATAYAHMWQSGIHVHVGDRVQAGQHIGDVGSSGMSTGAHLHFEVRPGGTNAEAIDPVGWLNAHGAANLPEPAGSAGAGCQAGSAGAPSPLTGDPDQLVDDPTSNGQITARLAHLMAQTKAVFPDTGWGCYSPRPGTRSEHPLGRACDITFGNAIGHYPTPAQLEAGWQVTNWMKDNAAALGVEYLIWQGKIWSVARDAEGWRPYNGGGMHDPGNVTGGHFDHLHVTVKAGA; encoded by the coding sequence ATGATGAAGAAGGCCGCCCTCGCGCTCGTGCTGTTTCTGATGCTCGGCCCGTTCGTCGGGCTGCTCGCCATCGGCGTGCTGATGAACCCGGCCGCGAACGCCGCCTGCACCCTCGACGGCTCCTACCGGGTCGGGAACATCCCTGACAGCCTCACCGTCACCACCGCGAACGGCACCACCTTCACGCTGAACCGGCAACAGCTCACGCACGCCGCCACGATCATCGAGGTCGGCTCGGGAATCGACGGCGTAGGCCGGGCTGGGGTCAAGATCGCGCTGATGGCGGCCCTCACCGAGAGCACGCTGCGGATGCTCGCGAACACCAGCGCCTACCCGGAGAGCGCCAACTTCCCGAACGACGGGAACGGTTCGGATCACGACAGCTTGGGGCTGTTCCAGATGCGACCTCAATCGGGATGGGGAAGCGTCGCCGAACTGATGAACCCCACCTATCAGGCGCAGGCGTTCTTCGGCGGGCCGACCGGCCCCAACTACCCCTCGCCGAGGGGCCTGCTCGACATCCCCGGCTGGGAACAGATGGACCCCGGCGAGGCCGCCCAGAGCGTCGAAGTCAGTGCGTTTCCCGACCGCTACCGCAACTACGCGCCGGTCGCTGACGCCATTCTCGAAGCCCTCACCAGCACCAGTGCGAGCTCTGGGCGCGGCGGGCCGGTCGTGGCGGCGGAGTCGTCGCGGGTCGTGTTCCCGCTCCCGGAGGGAACGTGGGTGAAGACCGATGACTTCGGGCCACGCATCCACCCGATCACCGGCGAGCACTCGTTCCACACTGGGCTCGATCTCGGCACGGCCGACGGCACCCCGATCCTCGCGGCCGCCGATGGTGTCGTGACGGTCGCGGAGTTCTCCGGCGGGTACGGCGGCCTCATCGTCATCGAGCACACCATCGACGGCCAGACGGTCGCGACCGCGTACGCCCACATGTGGCAGAGCGGCATCCATGTCCACGTCGGCGACCGCGTGCAGGCCGGGCAGCACATCGGGGATGTCGGAAGCTCCGGGATGAGCACGGGCGCGCATCTGCACTTCGAGGTTCGTCCGGGCGGCACGAACGCCGAAGCGATCGACCCGGTGGGCTGGCTCAACGCCCACGGTGCCGCGAACCTCCCCGAACCCGCCGGTAGCGCGGGCGCGGGATGCCAGGCCGGGAGTGCCGGAGCGCCGTCGCCGCTCACGGGCGACCCGGATCAGCTGGTGGACGATCCGACGAGCAACGGGCAGATCACTGCTCGGCTGGCGCATCTCATGGCCCAGACCAAAGCGGTGTTCCCTGACACGGGTTGGGGCTGCTACTCGCCAAGGCCGGGCACAAGGTCCGAGCATCCGCTGGGCCGGGCCTGTGACATCACCTTCGGCAACGCGATCGGCCACTACCCGACCCCGGCACAGCTGGAGGCGGGCTGGCAGGTGACGAACTGGATGAAAGACAACGCCGCCGCGCTCGGGGTCGAGTATCTGATCTGGCAGGGCAAGATCTGGTCGGTCGCACGCGACGCCGAGGGCTGGCGTCCATACAACGGCGGCGGGATGCACGACCCCGGCAACGTGACCGGAGGACACTTCGACCACCTGCACGTCACCGTGAAAGCAGGTGCGTGA
- a CDS encoding DUF6112 family protein, which produces MGVFPDFDGLAGIGDLKQVVGALFMFALVIAVLMLIVSAIIWAVSSSSGNYAAASNGRVGVLVALGGAVLAGAGVAWMNWLIGIGQQL; this is translated from the coding sequence ATGGGCGTGTTCCCCGACTTCGACGGCCTGGCCGGGATCGGCGATCTGAAACAGGTCGTGGGCGCGCTGTTCATGTTCGCGCTGGTGATCGCCGTGCTGATGCTGATCGTCTCCGCGATCATCTGGGCGGTCTCGTCGAGCAGCGGCAACTACGCTGCCGCGTCCAACGGCCGCGTCGGGGTGCTCGTCGCCCTCGGCGGCGCGGTTCTCGCCGGTGCCGGTGTCGCCTGGATGAACTGGCTCATCGGCATCGGCCAGCAACTCTGA
- a CDS encoding DUF6112 family protein, protein MIDIDPNGTGLPGIEQLRTIVGAVMTVGLILSVLALIVSAIIWAYGSNSSNPHLAGRGKIGVLVSCGAAVVCGASVTLINFFWGVGQAV, encoded by the coding sequence GTGATCGACATCGACCCCAATGGCACCGGCCTTCCCGGTATCGAGCAGCTGCGCACCATCGTCGGCGCAGTCATGACCGTGGGCCTGATCCTCAGCGTTCTGGCGCTGATCGTCAGCGCGATCATCTGGGCCTACGGCTCCAACTCGTCCAATCCACATCTGGCGGGCAGGGGCAAGATCGGCGTCCTGGTGTCCTGCGGTGCCGCTGTCGTCTGTGGCGCGAGTGTGACGCTGATCAATTTCTTCTGGGGCGTCGGCCAAGCCGTCTGA
- a CDS encoding conjugal transfer protein TrbL, producing the protein MGVCDIPVISSVCDVAGEAAATLISAPFDWLASAMGEAAGWLFEAVWTVFDTTTLVDVTGSEYVGVYNLIFGIAVFVMLLFFCLQLITGMIRREPAALSRAALGLAKSVLGSFVVITLVALLLEITDQLAIGIIQAAGETTATMGDKIAILVAGLTALNVGAPGVGAILTIFLAALAIAAAAIVWLSLLIRKALLLVAVVLAPFAFSGASWDATRGWISKWAMFVVALILSKLVLVVILLVAVTQVSAPIDADLSNIADPLAGVVLMALAGFAPYMTYRFLSFIGFDLYNSMGTEQEAKSALNRPVPVPGKPQGNAPKRVLDEGSGGGDKKPSGGSGGGAGPKTKPAPAASSAAGGAGGAGGGSAGAGAGAAGGGAAAAGPIAAGVVAGAAVVKGAATAGPKAGQALADQADHAAGGAEQSGPSQVTPHAPPPSQPLPKTPSSTPPPRPTKE; encoded by the coding sequence ATGGGCGTGTGCGATATTCCCGTCATCTCCAGCGTCTGCGACGTGGCTGGTGAAGCCGCCGCGACGCTGATCTCGGCCCCATTCGACTGGCTCGCAAGCGCGATGGGTGAGGCCGCCGGCTGGCTCTTCGAGGCCGTCTGGACGGTCTTCGATACCACCACGCTGGTCGACGTCACCGGCAGCGAGTACGTCGGCGTCTACAACCTGATCTTCGGGATCGCCGTGTTCGTGATGCTGCTGTTCTTCTGCTTGCAGCTCATCACCGGCATGATCCGCCGAGAACCCGCCGCGCTCTCCCGCGCCGCTCTCGGGCTGGCCAAAAGCGTGCTCGGGTCGTTCGTCGTCATCACGCTGGTGGCGCTGCTGCTGGAGATCACCGACCAACTCGCCATCGGGATCATCCAAGCCGCCGGGGAGACCACCGCGACGATGGGCGACAAGATCGCGATTCTCGTGGCCGGGCTGACGGCGCTGAACGTGGGTGCGCCCGGTGTCGGGGCGATCCTCACGATCTTCCTCGCCGCCTTGGCCATTGCCGCCGCTGCGATCGTGTGGCTGTCGCTGCTGATCCGCAAGGCGTTGCTGCTGGTCGCGGTCGTGCTCGCCCCGTTCGCGTTCTCCGGGGCGTCCTGGGATGCCACGCGCGGCTGGATCTCCAAGTGGGCCATGTTCGTCGTCGCGCTCATCTTGTCCAAGCTCGTGCTCGTCGTGATCCTGCTGGTCGCGGTCACCCAGGTGTCAGCTCCGATCGACGCCGACCTGTCGAACATCGCCGACCCGCTGGCCGGGGTCGTGCTGATGGCGCTGGCCGGGTTCGCGCCCTACATGACGTATCGGTTCCTGTCGTTCATCGGCTTCGACCTCTACAACTCGATGGGCACCGAGCAGGAAGCCAAGAGCGCACTGAACCGTCCGGTGCCGGTGCCCGGCAAGCCGCAGGGCAACGCGCCCAAGCGCGTGCTCGACGAGGGCAGTGGGGGCGGCGACAAGAAGCCCAGCGGCGGGAGCGGCGGCGGGGCTGGCCCCAAGACGAAGCCCGCGCCCGCAGCGTCGTCAGCGGCCGGTGGTGCAGGCGGTGCGGGCGGCGGTTCTGCCGGAGCGGGTGCCGGTGCTGCGGGCGGCGGTGCTGCGGCTGCGGGGCCGATCGCCGCCGGGGTCGTGGCCGGGGCCGCCGTGGTCAAGGGCGCTGCGACAGCAGGCCCGAAAGCAGGGCAGGCACTCGCCGATCAAGCCGATCACGCGGCGGGCGGTGCCGAGCAGTCGGGGCCGAGCCAAGTGACCCCGCACGCGCCGCCGCCCTCGCAACCGCTGCCGAAGACCCCGAGCAGCACGCCGCCGCCGAGACCGACCAAGGAGTGA
- a CDS encoding SCO6880 family protein, which translates to MSSTETAHERGGGELVPVKFSRLTRRGILLGLSLSQLLTLGIGGASLVAAFYGGGGVLFVITAPIWVLAAAVTWTPVAGRPLVEWLPVACWWLWRKTGGQLAYRRRIVTPRPAGTLALPGDMARLREYVDPETGAGMVHDPTAATLTVVTEITHPAFVLLDPGEQERRVTAWGRVLATVCRSGRIATLQVLERTLPDSGQGLAEWWAAHGTADGSWAATTYQELIDRAGPAGERHATTLSLSLDMRAAARQIRTAGGGIKGAAAVLRQEMGTLSAALRSADLTSKGWLGTGQIAVILRSAYDPAIAATLERHGDLGHDLATAGPVAVTESWGHLRSDSAFHTVLWISEWPRSMVHPGFLSPVLPSTGIHRSFSLICTPLRTDQAARDIRRKKTEYISDAAQRARIGQIEDAGQTAEFHDVLQQEADLTAGHGVLRYTGLISVSADSLPELEAAVAAIEQAAIQASCETRTLVGQQAQAFAAAALPLCRKA; encoded by the coding sequence ATGTCCAGTACCGAAACGGCTCACGAGCGCGGCGGCGGCGAGTTGGTGCCGGTGAAGTTCAGCCGCTTGACCCGGCGCGGCATCCTGCTCGGCCTGTCGCTGTCGCAGCTGCTCACCCTCGGCATCGGCGGGGCGAGCCTCGTGGCCGCGTTCTACGGCGGCGGCGGGGTGCTGTTCGTCATCACCGCACCGATCTGGGTGCTGGCCGCTGCGGTCACCTGGACTCCGGTCGCGGGTCGCCCGCTGGTCGAATGGCTGCCGGTCGCTTGCTGGTGGCTGTGGCGCAAGACCGGCGGGCAGCTGGCCTACCGGCGCAGGATCGTCACGCCTCGGCCTGCGGGCACGCTCGCGCTGCCCGGTGACATGGCGCGGTTGCGCGAGTACGTCGACCCGGAGACCGGTGCCGGGATGGTGCACGACCCCACCGCCGCTACGCTCACCGTGGTCACGGAGATCACGCACCCGGCGTTCGTCTTGCTCGATCCCGGTGAGCAGGAACGCCGGGTCACCGCGTGGGGGCGGGTGCTGGCGACGGTGTGCCGGTCGGGGCGGATCGCGACGCTGCAAGTGCTGGAGCGCACCCTGCCCGACTCCGGGCAGGGCCTTGCGGAGTGGTGGGCCGCGCACGGCACCGCCGACGGCTCGTGGGCGGCGACGACCTATCAGGAGCTGATCGACCGGGCCGGGCCTGCCGGGGAACGTCACGCGACCACGCTCAGCCTGTCGCTGGACATGCGCGCCGCCGCCCGGCAGATCCGCACCGCAGGCGGCGGCATCAAGGGCGCGGCTGCCGTGCTGCGTCAGGAGATGGGCACCCTGTCGGCGGCGCTGCGCTCGGCAGACCTGACGAGCAAGGGCTGGCTCGGCACGGGGCAGATCGCGGTCATCCTGCGCTCGGCGTATGACCCGGCGATCGCTGCGACGCTGGAACGCCACGGCGACCTCGGCCACGACCTCGCCACCGCCGGGCCGGTCGCGGTCACCGAGTCGTGGGGGCATCTGCGCAGCGACTCGGCGTTCCACACCGTCCTCTGGATCAGCGAGTGGCCGCGCTCGATGGTGCATCCGGGGTTCCTCTCGCCCGTGCTGCCCAGTACCGGAATTCACCGTTCGTTCTCGCTGATCTGCACCCCGCTGCGCACCGATCAGGCCGCCCGCGACATTCGCCGCAAGAAGACCGAGTACATCTCCGATGCCGCCCAGCGCGCCCGGATCGGGCAGATCGAGGACGCAGGCCAGACCGCCGAGTTCCACGACGTTCTCCAGCAGGAGGCCGACTTGACGGCCGGGCACGGGGTGCTGCGCTACACCGGCCTGATCTCCGTGTCGGCCGATTCGCTGCCCGAGCTGGAGGCGGCGGTCGCCGCGATCGAGCAGGCCGCCATCCAAGCCTCGTGCGAGACCCGCACCCTGGTCGGCCAGCAGGCGCAGGCGTTCGCCGCCGCTGCGCTGCCGCTGTGCCGCAAGGCCTGA
- a CDS encoding ATP-binding protein, with product MSARDEEKLHASVLVTPAREKRRYRKQRRQAATQLHREQRQQRMDEAKARADAEKAERAARQYLPAAGEPGPAKLRTAGRFRLPRHQDTSATLSGAYPFVAEGGLGSSGVFVGQDLYSGGSFVYDPWVLYARGIITAPNVVLAGIVGSGKSSLAKSLYTRSLAFGRRVYIPGDPKGEHTAVAEAVGGRAIALGHGMANRLNPLDEGYRPSNLTDTEWETTVAARRRDLIGALAEVVLTRALTPLEHTAIDTALTATVRENAVPTLPMVVERILTPTNDADGRLADDGRLVGHALRRLVAGDLAGLFDGPSTVQFDPTLPMMSLDLSRVTENSTLISALMTCCSAWMESALLDPAGGQRWVIYDEAWRLMSQPSLLRRMDAHWRLARHYGIANALIFHKLTDLENVGDAGSAMRSLANSLLANAETRVIYRQESDQLGVTAKTLGLTTTERKLLPSLGVGQGLWRIKERSFVVQQQLHPAELALFDTSARASGETRKFTIPEG from the coding sequence ATGAGCGCCCGCGACGAGGAGAAGCTGCACGCCTCGGTGCTGGTGACCCCGGCCCGCGAGAAGCGCCGCTACCGCAAGCAGCGACGCCAGGCCGCGACGCAGCTGCACCGCGAGCAACGGCAACAGCGGATGGACGAGGCCAAGGCCCGCGCCGACGCCGAGAAAGCCGAACGTGCCGCGCGCCAGTATCTGCCCGCCGCCGGGGAACCGGGCCCGGCGAAGCTGCGCACCGCTGGTCGCTTCCGGCTACCTCGGCATCAGGACACCTCCGCCACGCTGTCGGGGGCCTACCCGTTCGTCGCAGAGGGCGGACTCGGCTCCAGCGGCGTCTTCGTCGGCCAGGACTTGTACAGCGGCGGCTCGTTCGTCTACGACCCGTGGGTGCTCTACGCACGCGGAATCATCACCGCCCCGAACGTCGTGCTGGCCGGGATCGTCGGCTCCGGCAAGTCGAGCCTCGCGAAGTCGCTGTACACGAGGTCGTTGGCGTTCGGCAGGCGCGTCTACATCCCCGGCGATCCGAAGGGCGAGCACACTGCCGTCGCCGAAGCGGTCGGGGGCCGGGCGATCGCGCTCGGGCACGGCATGGCGAACCGGCTCAACCCTCTGGACGAGGGCTACCGGCCGAGCAACCTCACCGACACCGAGTGGGAGACCACGGTGGCCGCGCGTCGCCGCGACCTCATCGGCGCACTGGCCGAGGTCGTCCTTACCCGCGCGCTGACCCCGTTGGAACACACCGCGATCGACACCGCCCTGACCGCGACCGTGCGCGAGAACGCCGTGCCGACCCTCCCGATGGTGGTCGAGCGCATCCTCACCCCCACGAACGATGCCGACGGCAGGCTCGCCGACGACGGCAGGCTCGTCGGCCACGCACTGCGGCGTCTGGTAGCCGGGGATCTCGCGGGGTTGTTCGACGGCCCAAGCACCGTGCAGTTCGATCCGACCCTGCCGATGATGAGCCTCGACCTGAGCCGGGTCACGGAGAACTCAACGCTCATCAGCGCGCTGATGACATGCTGCTCGGCGTGGATGGAGTCGGCGCTCCTCGATCCCGCAGGCGGGCAACGCTGGGTGATCTACGACGAAGCATGGCGTCTCATGTCGCAGCCATCGCTGCTGCGCAGGATGGACGCACACTGGAGGCTCGCCAGGCACTACGGCATCGCCAACGCCCTGATCTTCCACAAGCTGACCGACCTTGAGAACGTCGGCGACGCGGGTTCCGCGATGCGCTCGCTGGCGAACTCGTTGCTGGCCAATGCCGAAACGCGAGTGATCTACAGGCAAGAGAGCGACCAGCTGGGCGTCACCGCCAAGACCCTCGGCCTGACCACGACAGAGCGCAAACTGCTGCCCTCGCTCGGGGTCGGGCAGGGCTTGTGGCGCATCAAAGAACGCTCGTTCGTTGTCCAGCAACAGTTGCACCCCGCCGAGCTCGCGCTCTTCGACACGAGTGCCAGGGCATCGGGGGAAACCCGCAAGTTCACGATTCCTGAAGGCTAA
- a CDS encoding MerR family transcriptional regulator produces MAGTIHIGEVAERTSLSLRTLRHYDEIGLVSPSDRTSGGFRLYTDADVERLLLIRQMKPLGFSLDQMGEVLAAADALADDPSDSAARAALDTFVTDAEERREKLAKQLDAADELIARLRDV; encoded by the coding sequence ATGGCAGGAACGATCCATATCGGCGAGGTCGCTGAGCGCACCAGCCTGTCGCTGCGCACCCTCCGCCACTACGACGAGATCGGGCTCGTCTCCCCGAGCGACCGCACCAGTGGCGGGTTCCGCCTCTACACCGACGCCGACGTCGAGCGGCTCCTCCTGATCCGCCAGATGAAGCCGCTCGGGTTCTCCCTCGACCAGATGGGCGAAGTCCTCGCCGCTGCTGACGCACTGGCGGATGATCCGTCAGACAGCGCCGCGCGCGCAGCGCTGGATACGTTCGTGACCGACGCAGAGGAGCGTCGCGAGAAACTCGCGAAACAACTGGACGCCGCCGACGAACTCATCGCGCGCCTCCGCGACGTATAA